The following coding sequences are from one Dromaius novaehollandiae isolate bDroNov1 chromosome 22, bDroNov1.hap1, whole genome shotgun sequence window:
- the GIP gene encoding gastric inhibitory polypeptide, with translation MKSLKVLSLLLASLSLVLMEENVSGVSVRSPSARAVQRRYSEATLASDYSRTMDNMLKKNFVEWLLARREKKSENIIEPYKREAEPQVSAVNGQSLDLSSQEAKDFFAWLLKNKKSQSFTSPDGSEDLKDVLSQEFLTWLISADLCRPTAL, from the exons ATGAAGTCTTTGAAAGttctctctctgctccttgcCTCTCTGAGCCTTGTTTTGATGGAAGAGAATGTCTCGGG CGTAAGTGTAAGGAGTCCCAGTGCCAGAGCGGTGCAGAGGCGCTACTCTGAGGCCACCCTGGCAAGCGATTACAGCCGCACGATGGATAACATGCTGAAGAAGAACTTCGTGGAATGGTTGCTAGCCAGACGGGAGAAGAAAAGCGA GAACATCATTGAGCCATACAAGAGGGAAGCCGAGCCCCAAGTATCCGCTGTGAATGGCCAAAGCCTGGACCTGAGCAGCCAGGAAGCCAAAGACTTCTTTGCCTGgcttctgaaaaacaagaaaagtcaGAG TTTTACTTCTCCAGATGGATCAGAAGATTTGAAGGATGTTTTGAGCCAGGAGTTTCTGACATGGCTGATTTCGGCTGATCTCTGCAGACCAAC GGCTCTGTAA
- the SNF8 gene encoding vacuolar-sorting protein SNF8 — protein MHRRGVGAGAIAKKKLAEAKYKERGTVLAEDQLAQMSKQLDMFKTNLEEFASKHKQEIRKNPQFRVQFQDMCATIGVDPLASGKGFWSEMLGVGDFYYELGVQIIEVCLALKHRNGGLITLEELHQQVLKGRGKFAQDVSQDDLLRAIKKLKVLGNGFGIIPVGGTYLIQSVPAELNMDHTVVLQLAEKKGYVTVGEIRSSLKWETERAKQVLEHLLKEGMAWLDTQAAGDPQYWLPALFTELYSQEITPEEAKEAIP, from the exons aTGCACCGGCGGGGGGTGGGCGCGGGCGCCATCGCCAAGAAGAAGCTCGCGGAG GCGAAGTACAAGGAGCGGGGGACGGTGCTGGCCGAGGACCAGCTGGCCCAG ATGTCTAAGCAGCTGGATATGTTTAAGACCAACTTAGAGGAGTTTGCCAGCAAACACAAGCAAGAGATCCGTAAAAATCCCCAGTTTCGGGTCCAGTTCCAGGATATGTGTGCAACAATAGGAGTGGATCCTTTGGCAT CCGGTAAAGGATTCTGGTCAGAGATGCTGGGAGTTGGAGACTTTTACTATGAACTGGGTGTGCAGATTATTGAAGTTTGTCTGGCTCTGAAGCACAGGAATGGAG GTCTGATAACACTGGAAGAACTTCATCAGCAAGTGCtgaagggaagggggaagtttGCTCAGGATGTCAGCCA GGATGATCTCCTTCGTGCAATCAAGAAGCTGAAGGTCTTGGGGAATGGCTTTGGGATTATTCCTGTTGGTGGAACATATCTGATCCAGTCTGTACCAGCTGAACTGAACATGGATCACACAGTCGTCTTGCAGCTGGCAGAG aaAAAGGGATATGTAACAGTCGGTGAGATCAGATCCAGTCTAAAGTGGGAGACAGAACGAGCAAAGCAGGTGCTG GAACACTTGCTGAAGGAAGGAATGGCCTGGCTGGATACACAGGCAGCAGGAGACCCTCAGTACTGGCTGCCTGCTCTCTTTACAGAGCTGTACTCTCAGGAAATCACTCCAGAGGAAGCCAAAGAGGCAATACCTTGA
- the UBE2Z gene encoding ubiquitin-conjugating enzyme E2 Z yields the protein MAESPAAEEAAPAAVLAAAGGGGASAGPGGGAGSPGVFIPAELWAAAGFGAAPPGAGVAPGSGAAPMAGLPAAAAAAAGAALLTHSAFWDPTVSGDWDSERPSPACLLRIKRDIMSIYKEPPPGMFVVPDPHDMTKIHALITGPFDTPYEGGFFLFLFRCPPDYPIHPPRVKLMTTGNNTVRFNPNFYRNGKVCLSILGTWTGPAWSPAQSISSVLISIQSLMTENPYHNEPGFEQERHPGDSKNYNECIRHETIRVAVCDMLEGKCPCPEPLRGVMEKSFMEYYDFYEGVCKERLYLQGQTMQDPFGEKRGHFDYQSLLIRLQGIRQKVQEKHQQENTEIDSESSSSETETDTQGCSKA from the exons ATGGCGGAGAGTCCGGCCGCCGAggaggcggccccggccgcggtgctggcggcggcgggcggcggcggcgcctcggctggcccgggcggcggcgcgggcagccccggcgtcTTCATCCCCGCCGAGCTGTGGGCGGCGGCGGGCttcggcgcggcgccgccgggcgccggcgtcgccccgggcagcggcgcggcccccatggccgggctgccggcggcggcggcggcggcggccggggccgcgctcctcACGCACTCCGCCTTCTGGGACCCCACCGTCAGCGGCGACTGGGACAGCGAGCGGCCCAGCCCCGCCTGCCTCCTGCGGATCAAACG GGATATCATGTCCATTTATAAGGAACCACCCCCGGGAATGTTTGTTGTGCCTGATCCCCACGACATGACCAAG ATTCATGCATTGATCACAGGCCCATTTGACACGCCTTATGAAGGGGGTTTCTTCTTGTTCCTGTTTCGCTGTCCTCCAGATTATCCCATCCACCCACCAAGGGTCAAACTGATGACAACGGGAAATAACACAGTGAGGTTTAACCCCAACTTCTACCGCAATGGGAAAGTCTGCCTGAGTATTCTAGG CACTTGGACCGGGCCTGCATGGAGCCCAGCACAGAGTATCTCTTCAGTCCTTATCTCCATCCAGTCTCTGATGACTGAGAACCCCTATCACAATGAACCCGGCTTTGAGCAG GAGAGGCACCCTGGGGACAGCAAGAACTATAACGAGTGCATTCGGCATGAGACCATCCGAGTAGCAGTGTGCGACATGCTGGAAGGAAAGTGTCCCTGTCCTGAGCCTTTACG GGGCGTAATGGAGAAATCCTTCATGGAATACTACGACTTCTATGAAGGGGTGTGCAAAGAAAGACTTTATCTCCAAGGACAGACAATGCAG GATCCTTTTGGTGAGAAACGAGGCCACTTTGACTATCAGTCCCTATTAATCCGTTTGCAAGGAATTCGGCAGAAGGTGCAAGAGAAGCACCAGCAGGAGAATACAGAAATAGACTCtgagagcagctcctctgagacagagacagacactcAAGGTTGTTCCAAAGCTTAG
- the ATP5MC1 gene encoding ATP synthase F(0) complex subunit C1, mitochondrial, whose translation MQTPVALLGSPALFRCCSRALARPVSVSVFSRPEIQTVQPAGVSHPQLSRREFQTSAVSRDIDTAAKFIGAGAATVGVAGSGAGIGTVFGSLIIGYARNPSLKQQLFSYAILGFALSEAMGLFCLMVAFLILFAM comes from the exons ATGCAGACCCCCGTGGCTCTCCTCGGCTCCCCAGCTCTG TTCCGGTGCTGTTCCAGGGCTCTGGCCAGGCCAGTTTCGGTGTCTGTTTTCAGCAGGCCTGAGATTCAGACTGTACAG CCAGCCGGTGTTTCCCATCCACAGCTGAGCCGCCGGGAATTCCAGACCAGCGCTGTTTCCAGGGATATTGACACTGCTGCAAAGTTCATTGGTGCTGGTGCTGCCACGGTTGGAGTGGCTGGTTCAGGAGCAGGTATTGGGACAGTGTTTGGCAGCTTGATCATTGGCTATGCCAG GAATCCATCCCtcaagcagcagcttttctcttaTGCCATCCTGGGCTTTGCCCTCTCTGAGGCCATGGGTCTCTTCTGTTTGATGGTGGCATTCCTTATCCTCTTTGCTATGTGA